One genomic window of uncultured delta proteobacterium includes the following:
- a CDS encoding Glutaredoxin — protein MSHPSVLLYALSTCVHCRHAREYLEKNHIEFNCTYVDKLSGQDKDEALEKIREVNPRLSFPTLVIGPSHVVVIGYNPEAIEEALAQ, from the coding sequence ATGTCTCATCCTTCCGTTCTTCTGTACGCGCTTTCAACGTGCGTTCACTGCCGCCACGCGCGGGAGTACCTTGAGAAAAACCATATCGAGTTCAACTGCACCTATGTTGATAAATTGTCCGGCCAGGACAAGGACGAGGCGCTTGAGAAGATCCGCGAGGTGAACCCGCGCCTGTCGTTCCCGACCCTGGTTATCGGCCCGTCCCACGTCGTCGTCATCGGCTACAATCCGGAAGCCATCGAGGAGGCTCTCGCCCAATGA
- the galE gene encoding UDP-glucose 4-epimerase, which produces MILVCGGAGYVGSHMVRALAERGEQTVVIDNFRTGYKAAVHPEAVFCEGDIRNRRDLDGIFSRYPVDAVIHFAASTQVGESVQKPLDYFNNNVMGMQTLLEAMAAHSVGVLVFSSSAAVYGDPASVPVAEDAPLLPTSPYGETKRMMEEMMRWVGPACNIRSVSLRYFNVAGAVADGSLGEAHLPESHLIPLILQVPLGQRSHITVFGDDYDTPDGTCIRDYIHVTDLTDAHLLAVDYLRRGGESDVFNLGNGEGFSVRDVITTAEAVVGRPIPSVIAERRAGDPARLVASSAKAEAVLGWKPSRSGLENIIATAWNWHAKHPDGYRI; this is translated from the coding sequence GCGAACAGACCGTCGTCATCGACAACTTCCGCACGGGTTACAAAGCGGCCGTCCATCCGGAGGCCGTCTTTTGCGAGGGGGATATCCGGAACCGGCGCGACCTTGACGGCATATTCTCCCGGTACCCCGTGGACGCGGTCATCCATTTCGCGGCCAGCACGCAGGTCGGGGAATCCGTCCAGAAGCCGCTGGACTATTTCAACAACAACGTCATGGGCATGCAGACGCTGCTTGAGGCCATGGCCGCGCATTCCGTCGGCGTGCTGGTTTTTTCCTCCAGCGCGGCCGTGTACGGCGACCCCGCTTCCGTGCCCGTCGCCGAAGACGCGCCGCTCTTGCCCACCAGCCCATACGGCGAAACCAAGCGCATGATGGAAGAAATGATGCGCTGGGTCGGACCGGCCTGCAACATCCGTTCAGTTTCCCTGCGGTACTTCAACGTGGCCGGGGCCGTCGCGGACGGCTCCCTCGGCGAAGCCCACCTGCCGGAAAGCCACCTCATCCCGCTCATTTTGCAGGTGCCCCTCGGCCAACGGAGCCATATCACAGTGTTCGGCGACGATTACGACACCCCGGACGGCACCTGCATCCGCGACTATATCCACGTTACCGACCTTACGGACGCCCACCTCCTGGCCGTGGATTACCTGCGCCGGGGCGGGGAAAGCGACGTATTCAACCTGGGCAACGGCGAGGGGTTTTCCGTCAGGGACGTCATCACCACGGCGGAGGCCGTTGTGGGCCGCCCCATCCCCTCGGTCATCGCGGAACGCCGGGCGGGCGACCCGGCGCGGCTGGTGGCCTCCAGCGCCAAGGCCGAAGCCGTTCTCGGCTGGAAACCCTCCCGCTCCGGGCTGGAAAACATCATCGCGACCGCCTGGAACTGGCATGCGAAGCATCCGGACGGCTACCGGATCTAG
- a CDS encoding hypothetical protein (Evidence 5 : No homology to any previously reported sequences), translating into MYSARVRGVRAARRPVPAAVIPVFFMIRPYGSYMYINLILGVVALVVVWLFLKKLLVKDDTLRENPAELLEKEVARRRAQEEELARAFERLRGKGKERMRPVVAALEEMRSAMPSLAGSAGAAQKALDWDDEGDSVMIRVHGREEGDAASSLAVSWRVPDLDLQKAARFGDDLPGAYILRRSDTGREEVVSTLDACVRGITSFIVDFMA; encoded by the coding sequence ATGTACTCTGCACGAGTAAGAGGAGTCCGCGCGGCCCGGCGGCCTGTGCCGGCGGCCGTGATACCCGTCTTTTTCATGATCCGCCCCTACGGGAGTTACATGTATATCAATCTGATACTTGGCGTTGTGGCTCTGGTCGTGGTCTGGCTGTTCCTGAAGAAGCTCCTGGTCAAGGATGACACCCTGCGCGAAAACCCGGCGGAGCTTCTGGAAAAGGAGGTCGCCCGGCGCCGCGCCCAGGAGGAGGAGCTTGCCAGGGCCTTTGAGCGGCTGCGCGGCAAGGGGAAAGAACGCATGCGGCCGGTTGTCGCCGCCCTGGAAGAGATGCGTTCCGCCATGCCTTCGCTTGCCGGGAGCGCCGGGGCGGCGCAAAAAGCGCTGGATTGGGACGACGAGGGCGATTCCGTCATGATCCGGGTCCATGGCCGCGAAGAGGGTGATGCGGCAAGCAGCCTGGCCGTCAGCTGGCGCGTCCCCGACCTGGATCTGCAAAAGGCGGCGCGGTTCGGCGATGATTTGCCGGGCGCGTATATCCTGCGCCGTTCCGATACCGGCCGGGAGGAAGTTGTTTCCACCCTGGATGCATGCGTGAGAGGAATAACGTCGTTTATAGTTGATTTCATGGCGTAG
- a CDS encoding putative Transcriptional regulator, GntR family (Evidence 3 : Function proposed based on presence of conserved amino acid motif, structural feature or limited homology), with amino-acid sequence MPDSGRETSSRQRVYRYVKDGIVSNVFRPGTIIHERDLARELGVSRTPVREALQSLQDDGWLTVMPRKGIMVRPLSRAEIEEVLQLRVIIGSAGITLSAGRISAGAFAHLRSLIASQAAAAEARDYLKFIEADMQLHVAMVRLAGNRRLTCIAEDLLDNFRRIGLEAIRGECNLAEVIAQHKAIVAALEQEKAATAKKLLEDHIEHSRQALYKAGIPEGGDGAANSPPPGFSDSPLFDASETR; translated from the coding sequence ATGCCGGATTCAGGCCGGGAAACGTCAAGCAGACAGAGAGTGTACCGCTACGTCAAAGACGGTATCGTCTCGAACGTTTTTCGTCCCGGGACCATAATCCACGAGCGCGACTTGGCCCGCGAGCTGGGGGTAAGCCGCACTCCCGTGCGGGAAGCCCTGCAATCCCTTCAGGATGACGGCTGGCTGACCGTCATGCCGCGCAAGGGCATCATGGTCCGCCCCCTGAGCAGGGCGGAAATAGAGGAAGTGCTGCAATTGCGCGTCATTATCGGCTCCGCCGGTATAACGCTTTCCGCCGGCCGCATCAGCGCGGGCGCGTTCGCGCATCTCCGGTCGCTTATCGCGAGCCAGGCGGCCGCTGCCGAGGCGCGCGACTACCTGAAATTTATTGAGGCGGACATGCAGCTGCACGTCGCCATGGTCCGGCTTGCCGGTAACAGGCGGTTGACCTGCATAGCGGAAGACCTGCTGGACAATTTCCGGCGGATCGGCCTGGAAGCGATACGGGGAGAATGCAACCTCGCCGAGGTGATCGCCCAGCACAAGGCCATTGTCGCGGCGTTGGAACAGGAGAAAGCGGCCACGGCCAAAAAACTGCTGGAGGATCACATCGAACACTCCAGGCAGGCCCTGTATAAAGCCGGGATCCCGGAGGGCGGCGATGGCGCCGCGAATAGCCCGCCTCCCGGCTTTTCCGACAGCCCGCTCTTTGACGCTTCTGAAACCCGCTGA
- the fusA gene encoding Elongation factor G — translation MANTENQRTYALIGTGGCGKTSLAEMLLFQTGVVSRLGKIEDGTTALDLEPEEIKRRGSIQPGFATYLWNKNRHFCIDIPGDSNFTGDVDYLLMAADAAVFVIDAVDGVRPLTKKHWSSVMKAGIPACCFINKVDRDRADFDHALNGLSSILGLKTVLLYAPIGIAENFKGLVDVLGKKALMFGADGAVTVADIPADMADDMAVLRETAIENIAESDEALMEKYLEVGELTEEEIQSGLRIGVKNGEIVPVIAGAALENKGGAQLMDLIQSYFPSPLDHAPWLGKDGSERVSSGSIPAACFVFKTVADPFAGQLSMVRVLSGTISSESALRNMTSGDIERLGNPILLAGKNQTPTKDVLGPGAIVALAKLKNTKTGDTLCDDKSPFELAIPELPPQLISYALAPKEKGDEDKVYSAVQRLLDEDISLKLSRDEETGDILVSGMGQLHIEISVERAKRRYKTEILLKTPKVPYRETIKGKAQVQGRHKKQSGGRGQFGDCWVEFEPLGRGEGYQFEDAVVGGVVPRQYIPAVDKGIQEASARGYIAGYPMVDFKAKLYDGSYHTVDSSEMAFKVAGSLAFKKAMESCKPTLLEPIVTLTISIPDEFMGDVIGDLSSRRGKVLGSDSQSGITEIKANAPMNEVLRYAPDLRSMTGGQGVFTMEFSHYEEAPAPVVEKVTANYQREKDEE, via the coding sequence ATGGCCAACACGGAAAACCAAAGAACATACGCGCTTATCGGCACTGGAGGCTGCGGCAAAACGTCCCTGGCGGAGATGCTTCTCTTCCAGACCGGCGTTGTTTCCCGCCTCGGTAAAATCGAGGACGGCACCACCGCTCTTGACCTCGAGCCTGAAGAAATCAAACGGCGCGGCAGTATCCAGCCGGGTTTCGCGACCTACCTCTGGAACAAGAACCGCCATTTCTGCATCGACATCCCCGGCGACAGCAACTTCACCGGCGATGTGGACTACCTGCTCATGGCCGCCGACGCCGCCGTGTTCGTGATAGACGCGGTTGACGGCGTACGCCCCCTTACCAAAAAACACTGGTCCTCCGTGATGAAAGCCGGCATCCCGGCCTGCTGCTTCATCAACAAGGTCGACCGCGACCGCGCGGACTTTGACCACGCCCTAAACGGCCTTTCCTCCATTCTGGGCCTGAAGACCGTTCTGCTTTACGCGCCCATCGGCATTGCCGAAAACTTCAAGGGCCTCGTCGACGTTCTGGGCAAAAAAGCCCTCATGTTCGGCGCCGACGGCGCCGTTACCGTTGCCGACATCCCGGCGGACATGGCCGACGACATGGCCGTCCTGCGGGAAACCGCCATCGAAAACATCGCGGAAAGCGATGAAGCCCTGATGGAAAAATATCTCGAAGTCGGCGAACTTACCGAGGAAGAAATCCAAAGCGGCCTGCGCATCGGCGTCAAGAACGGTGAAATCGTTCCCGTCATCGCGGGTGCCGCGCTTGAAAATAAAGGCGGCGCGCAGCTCATGGACCTTATCCAGAGCTACTTCCCCTCCCCCCTCGACCACGCCCCGTGGCTGGGCAAGGACGGGAGCGAGCGCGTCAGCTCCGGCTCGATCCCGGCGGCCTGCTTCGTGTTCAAAACCGTGGCCGACCCCTTTGCCGGCCAGCTCAGCATGGTCCGCGTGCTTTCCGGCACCATCAGCAGCGAATCCGCCCTCAGGAACATGACCAGCGGCGACATCGAACGGCTGGGCAACCCCATCCTGCTTGCCGGAAAAAACCAGACGCCCACCAAGGACGTGTTGGGGCCCGGCGCCATCGTGGCGCTCGCGAAACTGAAAAACACCAAAACCGGCGACACGCTCTGCGACGACAAATCGCCGTTCGAGCTCGCCATCCCCGAACTGCCCCCGCAGCTTATTTCCTACGCCCTCGCGCCCAAGGAAAAGGGCGATGAAGACAAGGTCTACTCCGCCGTGCAGCGCCTCCTGGACGAGGACATATCCCTCAAGCTCTCCCGCGACGAGGAAACCGGCGATATCCTCGTTTCCGGCATGGGCCAGCTGCATATCGAAATTTCCGTGGAACGCGCCAAACGCCGCTATAAAACGGAAATCCTCCTGAAAACGCCCAAGGTCCCCTACCGCGAAACCATCAAGGGCAAGGCCCAGGTCCAGGGGCGGCACAAAAAGCAATCCGGCGGGCGCGGCCAGTTCGGCGACTGCTGGGTGGAATTCGAGCCGCTGGGACGCGGCGAAGGCTACCAGTTCGAAGACGCGGTCGTCGGCGGCGTGGTGCCGCGCCAGTATATCCCGGCCGTGGACAAGGGCATCCAGGAAGCCTCGGCGCGCGGGTATATCGCGGGCTACCCCATGGTGGACTTCAAGGCCAAACTCTACGACGGCAGCTACCATACGGTGGACTCCTCGGAAATGGCCTTTAAGGTCGCGGGGTCCCTGGCCTTCAAAAAAGCCATGGAAAGCTGCAAACCCACCCTGCTCGAACCCATCGTGACGCTGACCATCTCCATCCCGGACGAGTTCATGGGCGACGTCATCGGCGACCTTTCCAGCCGCCGGGGCAAGGTGCTCGGTTCCGACTCCCAATCCGGGATCACGGAAATAAAGGCCAACGCTCCCATGAACGAAGTGCTGCGCTACGCGCCGGACCTGCGCTCCATGACCGGCGGCCAAGGTGTGTTCACCATGGAATTCTCCCACTATGAAGAAGCGCCGGCCCCGGTGGTGGAAAAAGTCACCGCCAACTACCAGCGCGAAAAAGACGAAGAATAA
- a CDS encoding conserved hypothetical protein (Evidence 4 : Homologs of previously reported genes of unknown function) yields MPYDTIFFDLDGTLIDSKPGVTRSFSRALCDCGIDAHPDSLNRVIGPPLEDSFKTFGLMGDTLGEAVVRFRRYYAADGIFDFSLYPGVADMARGLAGAGKRLFVATSKQEDSALRVLEHAGLAACFTGIAGASFADNRLRKEDVLRHACERHGVDPAQGCVMAGDTAYDVHGAHALGMPCVGVLYGFGTRPELENAGADAIAATVAELHAMLA; encoded by the coding sequence ATGCCATACGACACCATCTTTTTTGACCTGGACGGGACCCTGATCGACTCCAAACCGGGCGTAACCCGGTCCTTCAGCCGGGCGCTCTGCGATTGCGGCATAGACGCGCATCCCGACAGCCTGAACAGGGTCATCGGCCCGCCGCTCGAGGATTCCTTCAAAACATTCGGGCTCATGGGCGACACGCTCGGCGAGGCCGTGGTCCGGTTCCGCCGGTACTACGCAGCGGACGGCATCTTTGATTTTTCCCTGTACCCGGGGGTGGCGGATATGGCGCGCGGCCTCGCCGGAGCGGGAAAACGGCTGTTCGTGGCGACGTCCAAACAGGAAGATTCCGCGCTCCGCGTGCTGGAACACGCGGGACTGGCGGCCTGTTTCACGGGTATCGCCGGGGCCAGCTTTGCGGACAACCGGTTGCGCAAGGAGGACGTGCTCCGGCACGCCTGTGAGCGCCACGGCGTCGACCCCGCGCAAGGGTGCGTCATGGCCGGGGACACGGCGTATGACGTGCATGGCGCGCATGCGCTCGGCATGCCGTGCGTGGGGGTACTTTACGGTTTCGGCACCCGGCCGGAGCTGGAAAACGCCGGGGCCGACGCCATTGCGGCCACGGTTGCCGAACTCCACGCCATGCTTGCCTGA
- a CDS encoding putative Membrane protein (Evidence 3 : Function proposed based on presence of conserved amino acid motif, structural feature or limited homology), with translation MVFSKLIGAVRGSARDGAGICLGLYRVMLPLIVILKIMGEFDLIRYLALPLAPVMTLMGLPEDLGIAWAVSMAINLYSGLIVLASMIPSMDALSVAQTSTFSLIVLYAHSLPVECRIAQQCGLSLVFQLAFRVGAAILAGVALHLFFSRTGIFAEPALILFPGDSAAPTLSQWAWSQVINLVCIYCIITVLLLAQKAIDHYNIVRWLELPLLPLVKMVGVSRKAASTILVGMSMGLIYGSGLIIQAARDGRLSRRDIFGAISLMGLAHAIIEDTFLLMVIGAHWTVVLAARLVIATALTAAVMRVWLRSHPVAMDTQ, from the coding sequence ATGGTTTTCTCAAAACTGATAGGCGCCGTGCGCGGCTCCGCCAGGGACGGCGCCGGCATTTGCCTGGGGCTGTACCGCGTCATGCTGCCCCTGATCGTGATCCTTAAAATCATGGGGGAGTTCGACCTGATCCGCTATCTGGCCCTGCCTCTCGCCCCGGTCATGACGCTTATGGGCCTGCCGGAAGACCTCGGCATCGCCTGGGCGGTCAGCATGGCGATCAACCTCTATTCCGGCCTGATTGTCCTCGCGTCCATGATACCATCCATGGACGCGCTCTCCGTGGCGCAGACCTCCACCTTTTCCCTGATCGTCCTCTATGCCCACAGCCTGCCGGTGGAATGCCGCATCGCGCAGCAATGCGGGCTTTCGCTCGTGTTTCAACTGGCCTTCCGCGTCGGGGCGGCGATCCTCGCGGGCGTGGCGCTGCATCTGTTCTTCAGCCGGACGGGGATCTTCGCCGAACCCGCCCTCATCCTGTTCCCCGGCGACAGCGCCGCGCCGACCTTATCCCAATGGGCCTGGAGCCAGGTGATAAACCTCGTCTGCATATACTGCATCATCACCGTGCTGCTCCTGGCGCAAAAGGCCATTGACCATTACAACATCGTCCGCTGGCTGGAATTGCCGCTTCTGCCGCTGGTGAAAATGGTGGGCGTTTCGCGCAAAGCCGCGTCCACCATCCTGGTGGGCATGTCCATGGGCCTGATTTACGGCAGCGGCCTGATTATCCAGGCCGCCCGCGACGGCAGATTGAGCCGCCGCGACATCTTCGGCGCCATCTCCCTGATGGGCCTGGCTCACGCGATCATCGAAGACACGTTCCTGTTGATGGTGATCGGCGCGCATTGGACCGTGGTGCTGGCGGCGCGCCTCGTCATCGCCACCGCCCTGACCGCCGCGGTCATGCGGGTATGGCTGCGCTCGCATCCCGTCGCAATGGACACACAGTAA
- a CDS encoding DegT/DnrJ/EryC1/StrS aminotransferase, whose protein sequence is MKQTQRRGQTPSDPEQPGGTGARGEDIFVTQAVLPSPDVYSRYLDAIFTSRQLTNEGAFARQLEKELAHTFAVPFVSLCTNGTLALQMAIRLKNLQGKDVITTPFTYVATASALLWENCTPIFADIDEETLCLSPQAAAMAVTENTAGILPVHIYGNACDTDAFESLSRTHGLVCIYDAAQAVGCEYKGKSLAAYGDVATLSLHATKVFHTVEGGAVITHDKDSRDRIALLRAFGHRGDDHKQLGINAKLSELHAVMGLALLPELAANIAGRKRVSALYDALLPMGGLRKPALRQDLEYNYAYYPVIFDDPKRMARTIAAMNEQRIFPRRYFYPALNTLPYMPERPSCPVAEDLAERVLCLPLYAALDEAAVARIASLIR, encoded by the coding sequence ATGAAGCAAACGCAACGCCGCGGCCAGACGCCATCCGACCCGGAGCAACCGGGCGGGACCGGCGCGCGCGGGGAAGACATTTTCGTCACCCAGGCCGTTCTGCCATCCCCGGATGTCTATTCGCGGTACCTTGACGCCATTTTCACCTCCCGCCAGCTGACCAACGAAGGCGCATTCGCGAGGCAGCTCGAAAAAGAGCTGGCGCACACCTTTGCCGTCCCTTTCGTCAGCCTGTGCACCAACGGCACTCTGGCCCTGCAGATGGCCATCCGGCTGAAAAACTTGCAGGGGAAGGACGTCATCACCACACCCTTTACGTATGTGGCAACGGCCTCCGCCCTGCTCTGGGAAAACTGCACCCCCATTTTCGCCGATATCGACGAGGAAACGCTCTGCCTTTCCCCGCAAGCGGCGGCCATGGCTGTCACGGAAAACACGGCGGGCATCCTGCCGGTGCATATTTACGGCAACGCCTGCGATACGGATGCCTTTGAATCGCTCTCCCGGACCCACGGCCTTGTCTGCATCTACGACGCGGCTCAGGCCGTTGGCTGCGAATACAAGGGAAAAAGCCTCGCCGCGTATGGGGACGTCGCCACATTGAGCCTGCACGCGACCAAGGTTTTCCACACCGTGGAGGGCGGCGCCGTCATCACCCACGACAAGGACTCCCGCGACCGGATCGCGCTCCTCCGGGCCTTCGGGCACAGGGGCGACGACCACAAGCAGTTGGGGATCAACGCGAAACTTTCGGAGCTGCACGCCGTCATGGGCCTTGCGCTGCTGCCGGAACTCGCCGCCAACATTGCCGGGCGCAAACGCGTTTCCGCGCTGTATGACGCCCTTCTTCCCATGGGGGGGCTGCGCAAACCCGCGCTGCGGCAAGATCTGGAATACAACTACGCCTATTATCCCGTTATTTTTGACGACCCGAAACGGATGGCGCGGACGATCGCCGCCATGAACGAACAGCGCATTTTCCCCCGCCGGTACTTTTACCCGGCCCTGAACACCCTGCCCTATATGCCCGAACGCCCTTCCTGCCCGGTTGCCGAAGACCTCGCGGAGCGCGTCCTCTGCCTGCCGCTGTACGCGGCTTTGGACGAAGCCGCTGTTGCGCGCATCGCGTCCCTGATCCGCTAG
- a CDS encoding Transaldolase, whose protein sequence is MQENGLPDITIFIDCADFASIEKALALPWTKGFTTNPSLVSQAGVGDYTAYAAKVLQLVPALPVSFEVLDTAMEGMEREARIIRSWGGNVYVKIPVIDPAGNSMGPLIKKLSGEGIPLNVTCVFTPEQAKIAARSLNPAVPSIVSVFAGRVADVGIDPMPLVRECRDIVAPLPKAELLWASTREVINIWQAAEAGCGIITVPLSLAAKLHHVGKTPHELSVEAVNAFLRDTLNAGVTFRA, encoded by the coding sequence ATGCAGGAAAACGGGTTGCCGGACATTACAATATTTATAGACTGTGCGGATTTCGCCAGCATCGAGAAAGCGTTGGCCCTGCCGTGGACGAAAGGTTTCACCACCAACCCTTCCCTGGTTTCGCAGGCGGGGGTGGGCGATTACACGGCATACGCCGCGAAAGTGCTGCAACTCGTGCCCGCCCTGCCGGTCTCCTTCGAGGTTCTGGACACGGCCATGGAGGGCATGGAGCGCGAGGCCCGCATCATCCGCTCCTGGGGCGGCAATGTATACGTCAAGATCCCGGTCATCGACCCCGCCGGGAATTCCATGGGACCGCTGATTAAAAAACTGTCCGGCGAAGGCATTCCCCTGAACGTCACCTGCGTGTTCACGCCGGAACAGGCGAAAATCGCGGCGCGGTCCCTCAACCCGGCCGTGCCGTCCATCGTCTCCGTGTTCGCCGGGCGCGTCGCGGACGTGGGCATCGACCCCATGCCGCTCGTCCGGGAATGCCGCGACATCGTCGCGCCGCTGCCCAAAGCCGAGCTTTTGTGGGCCTCCACCCGCGAGGTTATCAATATCTGGCAGGCCGCGGAAGCCGGTTGCGGCATCATCACCGTTCCGCTCTCCCTGGCCGCGAAGCTGCACCATGTCGGTAAAACGCCCCACGAGCTTTCCGTGGAGGCGGTAAACGCCTTTTTGCGGGATACCCTCAACGCGGGCGTGACGTTCCGGGCGTGA
- the ftrB gene encoding FtrB, with protein sequence MSKTPATAQELYDILGPLQAKKGYYFNHERDMTMPLLEQLLAIRKEYGYMACPCRLANGEYEKDKDIVCPCVYRADDVAEFGTCYCGLYVSAEWNDKKTAFRAIPDRRPPENITF encoded by the coding sequence ATGAGCAAAACGCCGGCCACCGCGCAGGAACTGTACGATATCCTCGGCCCCTTGCAGGCAAAAAAAGGCTATTACTTCAACCACGAGCGGGACATGACCATGCCGCTCCTGGAACAGCTGCTCGCCATCCGGAAAGAGTACGGGTATATGGCCTGCCCCTGCCGTCTGGCCAACGGCGAGTATGAAAAAGACAAGGATATCGTGTGCCCCTGCGTCTACCGGGCCGACGACGTTGCGGAGTTCGGCACCTGCTATTGCGGTCTTTACGTGTCCGCGGAATGGAACGATAAAAAAACCGCGTTCCGGGCAATTCCCGACCGGCGGCCGCCGGAGAATATTACTTTTTAA
- a CDS encoding membrane hypothetical protein (Evidence 5 : No homology to any previously reported sequences), with amino-acid sequence MDRFERKPLPGLVTLFLVQAYCWLACLFPAHIAFTFLQTDRYFSAEAFLWAGASLVLSVIAVAAVVGIHTRSSWGIAAGRLFCIGCILAGLAGCMRLFGILDFPLGWSSYYGYSPSFFQNGTLLLVSIAMYVPVMLAWYTYFGGSRAVREAFPDRDDPLPPLSPLPPLGVGLLMVLCWIFLAAKATFFTCLWFDLGRENLAVFWRALLLASPGIVFPAVILWMVRKPGARLIPLLGVLAGWFFLSHATGNYGLIQFLLKDTGIETVSLYSLFTLLGMTPAPVAVLGIYCGILAWRFVSLPEEGAWIARPGGTGENLRDGLPLVSVLILYLSHVWVTFALMGATSIFKTFDRERWPGLVLAALCAVLVILGVWLVFARLRSRKPVSRSGGGLFFAGSIVCAALYAVSFLQMYMEGGSLEWFYRIVIPNGAIFAGLGILGFVLLARDGAPGRNVPAMPLAVSCFILFVVCSMGDEMVKAAVDVVMALRGGDGESSYPWGRDAVFRYQAAGFWLSWLVCPAIVICLIRKRLQSLGVLYAVCVVWLLGILADQVLAIGGSFLGRGSMYMGVQSFVEVQIVLTAILLFMFYSAASREFAAWRAARQRPEA; translated from the coding sequence ATGGACCGTTTCGAACGCAAGCCTCTTCCTGGGCTGGTAACGCTTTTTCTTGTACAGGCCTACTGCTGGCTGGCCTGCCTTTTCCCGGCGCACATCGCCTTTACCTTTCTGCAAACCGACCGGTATTTTTCGGCGGAAGCCTTCCTGTGGGCGGGCGCTTCCCTGGTCTTGAGCGTCATCGCGGTGGCGGCCGTGGTCGGCATCCACACGCGCTCGTCCTGGGGCATTGCCGCCGGCCGCCTCTTTTGTATTGGCTGCATCCTGGCGGGATTGGCGGGCTGCATGCGGTTGTTCGGGATTCTGGATTTTCCGCTCGGCTGGAGTTCGTACTACGGGTATTCCCCCTCGTTTTTCCAGAACGGGACGCTGCTCCTGGTATCGATCGCCATGTATGTTCCGGTCATGCTGGCCTGGTACACGTATTTCGGCGGGTCACGCGCGGTGCGGGAGGCGTTTCCGGACAGGGACGATCCGCTTCCCCCACTGTCTCCGCTGCCCCCGTTGGGCGTGGGGCTTCTGATGGTTCTGTGCTGGATATTCCTGGCCGCCAAGGCCACATTTTTCACCTGCCTCTGGTTCGATCTCGGCCGGGAGAACCTGGCCGTTTTCTGGCGGGCGCTGCTTTTAGCCTCCCCCGGCATCGTGTTCCCGGCGGTGATCCTTTGGATGGTCAGAAAGCCCGGCGCGCGGCTCATTCCCCTGCTGGGGGTGCTGGCCGGGTGGTTTTTCCTTTCCCATGCCACGGGCAATTACGGGCTGATCCAATTTCTCCTCAAAGATACGGGGATCGAAACCGTTTCGCTATACTCCCTGTTCACCCTTTTGGGAATGACGCCCGCGCCCGTGGCGGTGCTCGGGATCTATTGCGGCATCCTGGCCTGGCGGTTCGTTTCCCTGCCGGAAGAAGGCGCATGGATCGCACGGCCGGGAGGAACCGGGGAAAACCTCCGGGACGGCCTTCCCTTGGTGTCGGTTCTCATCCTGTACCTTTCCCATGTGTGGGTGACGTTCGCCCTGATGGGCGCTACGAGCATTTTCAAGACGTTTGACAGGGAGCGCTGGCCCGGGCTTGTTCTGGCGGCCTTGTGCGCTGTGCTCGTCATCCTGGGCGTGTGGCTTGTTTTCGCCCGGCTTCGTTCGCGGAAGCCTGTTTCCAGGAGCGGCGGCGGCCTTTTCTTCGCCGGCTCCATCGTGTGCGCCGCGCTGTATGCGGTCTCTTTCCTGCAGATGTATATGGAGGGCGGCTCTCTCGAATGGTTTTACCGGATAGTGATCCCGAACGGCGCCATCTTCGCGGGGCTGGGAATTCTCGGCTTCGTCCTGCTCGCGCGCGACGGCGCGCCGGGGCGGAACGTTCCGGCCATGCCCCTGGCCGTGAGCTGCTTTATCCTGTTCGTCGTGTGCTCCATGGGCGACGAAATGGTGAAGGCCGCCGTGGATGTTGTGATGGCCCTGCGGGGAGGCGATGGGGAAAGTTCCTATCCCTGGGGGCGGGACGCCGTGTTCCGCTACCAGGCGGCGGGTTTCTGGCTGTCCTGGCTGGTCTGCCCCGCCATCGTCATCTGCCTTATCCGCAAGCGTTTGCAAAGCCTCGGGGTCTTGTACGCGGTTTGCGTCGTCTGGCTGCTGGGGATTTTGGCGGACCAGGTCCTGGCGATCGGCGGCAGTTTCCTGGGCAGGGGCAGCATGTATATGGGCGTGCAGTCCTTTGTGGAGGTGCAGATCGTGCTGACAGCGATCCTGTTGTTCATGTTCTACAGCGCCGCGTCACGGGAATTTGCCGCCTGGCGGGCGGCCCGCCAGCGGCCCGAGGCGTAA